DNA sequence from the Timaviella obliquedivisa GSE-PSE-MK23-08B genome:
AGTTGATGAGTGATAGGTCGGTTTGTGGAAAGTTGATAATTCTCAATTTGTCTGACTGGGGTAATTTTTGCCGCTGTGCCGCTCAAAAACACCTCGTCGGCAATCAGCAATTCTGTTTTATCAACTGGACGTTCCACCACTGGAATACCGAGATTACGGGCAAGGGTCAAAATGCTGTCTCGGGTGATTCCTTCCAAAATATCTTGCTCAAATCCTGGCGTAATGATCTTGCCTTGCCGCACGATGAAAATATTCATTCCTGAAGCTTCACTCACTTTACCCTGCGAGTTCATTAAAATAGCTTCATCAAACCCCGATGTTACTGCCTCGGTTTTAGCAAGAGACGAGGTAATGTAAGCACCACTAATTTTGCCCCGTAGCGGTAGACTCCGATCTTCTTGGCGATACCAGGAGCTAAGCCGACAACTGACACCGTCGGGGGAGAGGTAGTCGCCTAGCTCTAGGCCGTACACAAAAAAGTTGTGCTCAATATTATGGAGGCGGGGGGCAATCCCTAGGTCAGAGGTGTAAACAAACGGACGGATATAGAAAGAGGTGGTCGGCTGATTCTTTTCAACAAAGTCAACGATAACAGACTGAATTTTACTGGCAGGTAAGTCGTAGTTGAGTAAACGGGCGCTGTTGCTAAGGCGATCGCAATGGCGATCGAGCCGAAATAACAAAACCTGATTAGGATTTTGAGGATCAGGAATTCCTCTTAATCCTCCAAACGCTCCAGTGCCGTAGTGCAACGCATGAGTGGCGATCGAAAGCTTAGCCTCTTTAAAAGGGATGAACTGATCTTCAAAATAGGCGATCGGCAAAAAATTATGCATAGCTGTTCCCCAGCGACGTTCCTGTAAGACCGCCATTATCACACAATTACCCCAGCCTCCATCCACCTTCATGACTTTTGAAAACATCCTTCCTAGCTCACTTGCTGCTTGCCTGCCTGCCTACGCTCTACTGTTATTCCTCCCCCGCGTTTCGGGTACCTTGACTACGTGCGACAAATAGCAGGATAGACAATGGAAAGCAATCCATTTGAAGCAAATGCTCAAGCAAGTCGAGCCAAGCATGACTGAAGCAGATGAAAGCAAGCTCAAACTCATGGTTGTAGACGATGAGGCAGATAACCTAGAACTGCTCCAACGCACCTTTCGACGCGACTTCAAAGTGTTCTTGGCAGAAAGCGGCTTCAAAGCTCTACAAATCCTAGAGCAAGAAGGAGAAATGGCGATTATTATCTCCGACCAACGAATGCCAAAAATGAACGGCACTGATTTTTTGAGCCGGACTGTCGATCGCTTCCCCGACACCATGCGGATTCTGCTAACTGGCTACACCGATGTCGAAGACTTAGTCGGAGCCATTAACACGGGCAAGGTGTTCAAATACATCATGAAACCCTGGAATCCCGATGACCTTGCAGTTGTCGTCCAGCAAGCCGCAGAAACCTACCGAGTGCTAAAGCAACGCACCAACGAACTCCACCGAGCCCTGCGCCGAGAGTCTCTTTTCAACGCAGTCACCACTGCTATCCGAGAGTCCCTCGACTATCGCAGTATGCTTCAGACCGTCGTTGAAACCATTGGTCACACCTTTGCAACCGACACTTGCATGTTGCGCCCCATTCAAAGCAATACCGCCTTTTCCTCCCAGTTTTCCTCAGAGGTTTTCTCTTATCCCCAAACTTTAGAACAAAGTGTCAACGGTTCACCCCGACTCCCCTATCTCAACCTAGCAAAATTGGAATGGGTCATGGAAACCCGCCAAATTCAGCGGATTCAAAGCAAGGAAAATGATACCTTTTGTACCTATTTGGCGGTGCCTCTCTCCTACCAACAGGAGGCGCTAGCAGTGCTAGTGCTTTATAAAGAAAGTCCTTCAGAACCTTGGGTTGAAGAAGAGGTTCAGTTAATTGCAGGGGTTGCCGAGCAGGCATCATTAGCTATTTCCCAAGCCAAGCTCTACCAGCGCATTCAAAAGCAAACCGAGCAGATGCAAGCAGAGCTAGCAGTCGCCCACCAAATTCAAACCAATCTACTGCGTCAAAGCTGGCCTCAACTCGATACCGTCAAAATTCAGGCATATTGCTACCCGGCTCGTGAAGTAGGTGGAGATTTTTTTGAAGTCTATGTCCACCCGCAAGGAGACGTTTGGGTAGCTGTAGGAGATGTTTCAGGAAAAGGTGTACCAGCCGCTCTCTTTATGGCAAGCGCAATTTCATTGCTGAGACGCGAGCTTTCTCAAGAAGTTCCACCCGAACCCAATATTGTGATGCAAAATATGAACGCCAACTTGTCGGAAGACTTAGTAGGCAGCAATTGCTTTATCACCATGGTATTGGCACGATACAACCCAACCAGCCGTGAATTGGTTTATGCCAATGCAGGGCATATTTATCCTCTGGTGTGGTCGCCTCAACAGTTAGTAGCACAGTCTGATGCTGACAAACCGCTTGAACCAACCTACCTAAAAATCAGAGGCGTACCCCTAGGAATTTTGCCTAACTGGCAAGCTCTAGCAGGAAGTAGCACCCTTAACTGTGGGGAGATCTTACTCCTAACCAGCGACGGTATTACCGAAGCAACGATTTCTGAATCTGCTGATGAAGCGCCATCTAGTACGGCAATGCTGCAACAATCGGGGCTTTGGAAACTTTTAACTCAAGAGAAAGGTCGATTGGACTTGAGTGCTTTACTAGCTCACATTCAAAACCATAGTCAGGTTCAAGAAGATGATCAAACGATTCTTTCTTTGGAGGTTCTGTAGCTCATGAAAACTGAACTCCATGTTCCGAGCGATTTAAAGTTTTTAAAGGTGGTTGAAGATTGGCTACTGGGATCGCTCGAAATTGAACTTGAAGACCAAGTAGACTGGGCAAGACAATCAAATCGGCTACGGTTAGTCTTGGTGGAAGCTTACTCTAACGTTGTTCGGCACGCTCATCGAGAGCAACCAAACTTATCAGTTTTAGTGCGTCTAGAACTTAAAGATAGGGAGATGAATCTGGAAATTTGGGATCATGGTAAGGGCTACGATTTATCGACCTATTTGGCTCCTGAGCCTGAAGCGCAGCAGGAGGGCGGATATGGCTGGCTGATTTTGAATCGGCTGATGGATCGAGTGGAGTATCGGCTTCAGGTCAATGGTCGCAATTGCTTAGTACTACAAACCACATTGCCTCATAAGGAGTTAGTACTCTAAGTAGAACAGAACCCAGTGCTACCTTGTCCAGAATCCTCCTAGAAGAGCAAGCTTGGGTTTTCAGAGAGTATTGGCAGAAGGATGACCCAGACAATTACTCACACAAGCTAAAGGAGAACACGGTTGCCCACATTCTCCTTTAGCCTGAAGTTTAGCGTTTCAGTCATTCTTCATCAATCAGAGTTAGATTCTGGTTGATGCTTCCAAATGCGCTCTGCATCAGGACAATCTTCAGAAACTAGAGGCTCAACATTGCCTCGGGGAACGGCTGCTAGCTTTTGCATGACCGAGCCAATGCTTTCTAGACGAATCATTTCTTCCCAAGAGCAAACTTCGTCCTCTTCCTCCGTTTCGTAGCGAACTGTCACTAGATCACCTTCAATGTCTAGAATGCGCGCACGCTCCAGCCATCGTTGTTGATCCCGCAGAAAGATCCAAACCTCGCGACCGTCACAATGGATCTGATAGATCTTGCGGTGTAGCATGTACTGCCTCTCCTGAGAAAACAATTCTAGAAATCTTTAACGACCTGAATAACTTTGTGAAGCCTTCTGCTTAGATGTCTTTCCTCCAGACCTCAATGAAACTCGGCTAGAATAACGAGGTATCGGCATTGCAAGAAAAGAGGGACACTCAATCTTCAAAGGTCTTCTAGAGTCGCAGCTAGCCGTTAGGTTTGTCATTTAGTTCAGTTCAGAAACTTTAGGGAACGCTGCCCAGAGGTAGGATTGAGATTTAAGTAGCCCATACTCTGACATATTCCTATTGTGCATGGAAAGAACACAGATGTCATGAACAGTATCCACGGGGATAAGTATTCCTCATTTTTAGCGGATTGGGGTTGCTGATATTATTTGGAATACTCAATTGTACCTACTATTCTAGTCCTGACCCATGAAGTTTGGGGATCGGCTCGTAGGAACACCGTACCGCTAGGAGCGAAAGAACAATGCTGCTGCATTTGAGCACTTGGTTAGAAGTAGAAGCTTATTTAACTCACTCTCAAGGAATAATTGTGCCAATTGGCTCGACTGAGCAGCATGGCCCCACTGGACTGATTGGTACTGATGCAATTTGTGCAGAAGCGATCGCCCATGCTGTTGGAGAAGCGACCCATGCCTTAGTTTGTCCGACGCTCAATGTAGGGATGGCGATGCATCACACGGCTTTTCCAGGCAGCATCAGCCTACGACCCAGCACCCTGATTTTGTTAATCCGTGACTATTTAACCAGCCTGGTTCGAGTTGGCTTCACGAAATTCTTTTTTATCAATGGTCATGGTGGCAATATTGCGACACTAAAGGCTGCTTTTTCTGAAAGCTATGGCACGCTTGCTGACTTAAATTTGCCCCATGCTAACCAGGTGGAATGTCGGTTGGCTAACTGGTTCACCTGCGGCTCAGTCTACAAACTTGCTAGAGAGCTTTACGGCGAGCAAGAAGGCTCCCATGCGACGCCTAGCGAAGTGGCACTCACTCAATATCTTTATCCAGACTTTATTAAGCAAGCTCCGCTCTCTGCCGAAGTGGCACGGGGATACCCGATCTATGGCGCTAACAATTTCCGCGATCGCTATCCCGATGGGCGGATGGGGTCGAATCCTGCTTTAGCAACTCCAGAGCAAGGTCAACAATTTTATGACTTGGCAGTGAAGGAATTGAGCCAGGGATACTTAGAGTTTTTAGGAGAGACCTAAATCCGCTCTGACTCAGTGAGTCGTCTTTAACTTAAACTGTTATATCGATGTCTGCAAAAGGAAGCCTGATCATGCGACTGTCTCAAATGCTGTTTGTTACTTTACGAGAAGATCCGGCAGAGGCAGAAATTCCCAGCCACAAGCTGTTGCTGAGGGCAGGATTTATTCGACGGGTGGGCAGTGGTCTGTATGCCTATATGCCCTTAATGTGGCGAGTGTTGCAAAAAGTCTCTCAGATTGTCCGGGAAGAAATGAACGCCGCAGGGGCACAGGAATGTCTGCTGCCGCAGTTACAGCCCGCTGATTTGTGGCGAGAATCGGGGCGGTGGGACACTTACACCCAGGCTGAAGGAATTATGTTTGCCCTCACCGATCGCCAAAATCGGGAGGTGGGTTTAGGGCCGACCCACGAAGAAGTCATCACGGCGATCGCCCGTGACATGATTCGCACCTATCGCCAACTGCCCCAAAATCTTTACCAAATTCAAACTAAATTCCGCGACGAAATTCGTCCTCGCTTTGGCTTGATGCGCGGTCGAGAATTCATTATGAAAGATGCGTATTCGTTCGATGCTGACGAAGCTGGAATGAAAGTGACGTATCAAAAAATGCACGATGCCTACCACAAAATTTTGAAGCGATCAGGCTTGGCATTTCGGGCAGTCGATGCCGATTCAGGGGCGATCGGCGGTTCGGGTTCTCAAGAATTTATGGTGTTAGCAGATGCGGGTGAAGACGAGGTGCTTTATACCGAAGATGGTCAGTATGCGGCAAATGTGGAAAAGGCTGGATCATTGCCTGCCGCTGCTGTCCCTTCTAACCGCACCTACGAAAAATTGAAAACCCCCGGAACCGCGACGATCGCCACCCTCTGCGATTTCCTTGAGTGTTCACCCACGCAAATTGTCAAAAACGTCCTTTACCAAGTTGTTTACGACAATGGCACAACTGTCTTAGTGTTAGTCAACATTCGGGGCGATCAGGATGTTAATGAGGTTAAGTTGCAAAATGAGTTAGGCAAACTAGCAGGGCAATATGGCGGAAAAACAGTCATTGGGCTAGACGTGCCGGATGCCGAAGCTCAGCAAAAATGGGCAACAAAAGCGCTACCGTTGGGCTACATTGCGCCAGACTTGAGTGATGATTTTATCCAAGCGGCAAAAAATATCGCGCCCAAGTTTTTACGCTTAGCAGATCAAACAGTGGTGGATCTCAAGAATTTTGTAACGGGTTCTAACGAAGCGGATCATCACGTCGTAGGGGCAAATTGGGGGACTCAGTTTGAGCTACCGCAGGTCGTAGATGTGAGAAAGGCGATCGCGGGTGATCGGGCAATCCACAACCCCAGTCAAACGCTTCAAACCGCCAGAGGTATCGAGATTGGGCATATCTTTCAACTAGGTACTGAGTATTCGCAATCCATGGGTGCAACCTACACCAACGAGCAAGGCGAAGAGATTCCCTTAGTCATGGGCTGCTACGGAATTGGCGTTTCCCGTCTAGCACAGTCTGCTGTGGAACAGTCTTACGACAAAGATGGAATCATTTGGCCTGTGGCGATCGCCCCTTATCATGCGATCGTTGTCATCCCTAACGTCACTGATGCTGCCCAAGTCGCCGCTGCTGAAACGCTCTATACCGAACTGAATCAGGCTGGTATCGAAACTTTGCTAGATGATCGGAATGAGCGGGCGGGCGTGAAGTTTAAAGATGCTGATTTGGTGGGAATTCCTTACCGAATTGTGACGGGGCGATCGCTCCAGCAAGGCAAGGTAGAAGTCGTCAAACGAGCCACCCACGAAGCCCAAGAAATTCTGCTAACTGAAGTCGTTGCCACCTTGCAGCAATGGATGAGCGGAGTCTAGGTGAACTAGCGCTTGGAGCAGAAATGCTAGAGTGAATCCATCAAAAATTTTGACTTGAGGACAAACGTATGACCTCAGTTTTAGAGCAGTTACAAACCGATAGCTGGGTTCAGGCAAGTTGGGAGGAATATATTCAAGCGATCGAAACTCCTGCCGCTACCAAATATCGCTGCTACTACCATGCTGGAAAAATGAGGATTGAAGCCACGCCGATTGGTTCAGATCATTCTAGGGTTCATGCCCTAGTTCTTTTTGCCATTAGTTTATTCGCAACAGTTAGCAATATTGCTTTAACTGAACACGATAATTGCAGCTACCGCAAAACTGGCATAGAAGAGTTTCAGCCAGATTTATCGTATTACATTGGCGACAATGCAGAAGCTATTCCTTGGGGAACAAGAGTTGTAGACCTAAATCTTTACCCTATACCTGATTTAGTCGTAGAAATAGCTGACACAACCTTGGCAGATGATCAAGGTGCAAAGCGTTTGCAATATGAAACCCTAGGAATTTCTGAGTACTGGATTGTGAACATTCAGACCTGCGAGATTTTGGCATTTGCGATCGCCAATCAAGGCAGCCGCCGTATCCAAGAATCGATCGTTTTGCCAGGACTAGCGATCGATCTTCTTCAGCAAAACCTCAAACGCAGCCAAGAGGAAGGACAAACTTCCGCCTGTGCTTGGCTGCTGCAACATCTTCGCGCCTAGTTTTTCTGTGCCAACGTCGCAAATTTAATCTTTAAATAATCCTCATCCATTTTTGCCCCAGAAGGCTGCAATGCCGCCAGCGCCTGAGGTAGCACCAAGTTCCGGCGATGGTTGCCAATCCGAATATTTAACTCATCTCCAGTCTTACTCAACTCAACTTTATCTTTGGCTATTCCTGGCAGATAGACTTCTAAACTGTACTGGTTTGCTTCCTGCACGACTCGCAGCGTCGTTTCTTTGTAGTAAACCTGAGCCGGATCTTCGTCGGCATACAAAGTTTCCTTCAGTCGCTCTAGCGCTTCCATACCACACATTTCTTCAGAGTAAAGCGGCACTTCCTTAACGGGTAAAGGATGGAAATTATCGTGAATTTCTTGGCGATACTGCTGCTGATTTTCTTTCCAACGATTGAAGAACGGATCAGTAACTTCATCGGGAATAATGCGGTTTGCTATCACCATATCGGTCGCCACATTGTAGAGGCAGAGGTAGGCGTGTGCCCGAAGCGATTCTTTAATCACCATTTTTTCGGGATTAGTAACGAGACGAACTGAGGTTTTGGTGTTGTCAGTCAAGACCTTTTCCAATGCCTCAATTTGTTCGTAAAACTCGAAGGGCGCATCCATCACTTCTCTGTTAGGTAGAGAGAACCCGGCGATCGGGCGAAAGATTGGCTCTACCAAAGGTCTGAGTGCGACAGATATGGCTTGCAACGGCTTATAAAACTTCCGCATGTACCAGCCTGCAACTTCCGGCAAACTCAACAGTCGCAATGCCGTCCCGGTTGGAGCAGAGTCAATAATCAGCACATCGTACTCACCTTCGTCATAGTGCCGCTTCATCCGCACCAGGCTAAAAATTTCGTCCATTCCCGGCAGAATTGCGAGTTCCTCAGCTTCCACCCCTTCCAAACCACGCGCTTGTAGCACTTGGGTAATGTAGCGCTTTACGGCTCCCCAGTTGCCTTCCAACTCCATTAACGCATCTAGTTCTGCACCCCAAAGGTTTGGCTTCACTAGCCGAGGCGCGTGTTCTAACTCCAGGTCAAAACTATCGGCAAGGGAGTGAGCCGGATCGGTACTCAGCACCAGGGTTTTGTAGCCCAATTCTGCACAACGCAAACCTGTTGCCGCCGCTACGGAGGTTTTACCCACTCCGCCTTTACCAGTCATCAAAATTACGCGCATGGGAGATAAAGCTTAGTTTGAAAAGAATTTACATTCCTTTACTCTATCGGTTTTTGCTGAGATAGGGTGCAGATCTTGGATACACTATCGATTCAACAGCGCCCCTTCGCCAGTTAGGATAAAGGTGACCGTCGAGCGAGTGCCCCTGTGTTTCTAAGCATCATCATTCCTACCTACAATCGTCAGCCCATCCTTGAGAAGTGCTTGCAGGCACTAGAACATCAGCGCACAGATGCCTCCTACGAGATCGTCGTCGTTGATGATGGTTCCACTGACGGAACAGTTAACTGGCTCCAGCAAAATGCTGAGTTTTCTCATGTCCGCCTGCTCCAGCAAAACCACCAAGGCCCTGCCGCCGCCCGAAATTTAGGTGTAGCTCAGGCAAAAGGCGACACGATTATTTTTATCGATAGTGATTTGGTTGTGACTGAGGTTTTTTTGCAGTCGCACATTGAGGCGCTGAAGCAGGCAGAACAGGAGTTAGGGAGCGATCGCCTATTCACCTACGGCAGCGTCATCAACACCTGCAATTTTGAGAACCCTACTAGCGAGCCGTTTAAGGTGACGGATTATTCTAGAGCTTACTTTGCCACTGGAAATGTGGCGATCGCCCGGAAATGGCTTGATCAAGCTGGGCTTTTCGACACGCGCTTTCAACTCTACGGCTGGGAAGACCTGGAACTGGGGGTTCGGCTTAAGCAGTTAGGGCTGAAATTAGTGAAGTGTCCTGCCGCAGTGGGCTATCATTGGCACCCTCCTTTTTCCCTGGCAGAAATTCCGAGCCTAATTGACAAAGAAATTCAGCGCGGACGAATGGGCGTACTGTTTTACCAAAAGCATCCTACCCTAGAAGTGCGAATGATGATCCAAATGACCTGGCTGCATCAAGCGCTTTGGGGGCTATTGTCGGTGGGTGGATTACTCAACGAGCGATCGCTGGCTCCGTTTTTGCAATGGTTGATCGATCAAGGCAAACCCCAACTGGCGTTAGAAATTGCTCGAATCTTTCTCAATTGGTACAACGTCAAAGGGGTTTACGCAGCCTACAACGAAGCGCGTCAGGCTTAGATCTTTGTAGATCTTTTAGACGCTTAGACGCTCGTGAGGGCTGAAGTTTCTGCTTGAAAACCAGCAAGTCGCAAGGCATCAACCGTTGCTTGGTGATCTTGCACTCGAAATTGGGCACCTAGCCGGACAATCTCTCGGCGATCGCCTCCACCAATCACCGCAATTACAGGTGTTTTACTATTCTCATCCTCGCCTCGCTGCTCTAACAACAACGTTCGCAAACGGTGCTGTTCCCGAATATCTCCCGCAATGTTGGGCGTTAATTCTACAGTGACCATCCGGACTTCTTCGATCGGTTCAGCGTCATCAATAATAAATTGAATCCGTTCATCGCGGCGATCGACCTTGCCCCACATCATCAAGCGCGTATCAACTTCGATTAAGTGACCAATACGCGCAAAAGTTTTGGGAAAAACAACAGCATCAGCGTGTCCTGAGAGGTCTTCAATTTGCAGAACCGCCATGCGATCGCCCTTCTTGGTTACCACAGGCTTCAAGGTGCTAATCATGACGATCGCGCTCAATGTCACACTATCGGACTTGTCTGCTAAATCGCTGAGGTTAACGGGAGCCAGAATTT
Encoded proteins:
- a CDS encoding Uma2 family endonuclease — encoded protein: MTSVLEQLQTDSWVQASWEEYIQAIETPAATKYRCYYHAGKMRIEATPIGSDHSRVHALVLFAISLFATVSNIALTEHDNCSYRKTGIEEFQPDLSYYIGDNAEAIPWGTRVVDLNLYPIPDLVVEIADTTLADDQGAKRLQYETLGISEYWIVNIQTCEILAFAIANQGSRRIQESIVLPGLAIDLLQQNLKRSQEEGQTSACAWLLQHLRA
- a CDS encoding SpoIIE family protein phosphatase, translated to MTEADESKLKLMVVDDEADNLELLQRTFRRDFKVFLAESGFKALQILEQEGEMAIIISDQRMPKMNGTDFLSRTVDRFPDTMRILLTGYTDVEDLVGAINTGKVFKYIMKPWNPDDLAVVVQQAAETYRVLKQRTNELHRALRRESLFNAVTTAIRESLDYRSMLQTVVETIGHTFATDTCMLRPIQSNTAFSSQFSSEVFSYPQTLEQSVNGSPRLPYLNLAKLEWVMETRQIQRIQSKENDTFCTYLAVPLSYQQEALAVLVLYKESPSEPWVEEEVQLIAGVAEQASLAISQAKLYQRIQKQTEQMQAELAVAHQIQTNLLRQSWPQLDTVKIQAYCYPAREVGGDFFEVYVHPQGDVWVAVGDVSGKGVPAALFMASAISLLRRELSQEVPPEPNIVMQNMNANLSEDLVGSNCFITMVLARYNPTSRELVYANAGHIYPLVWSPQQLVAQSDADKPLEPTYLKIRGVPLGILPNWQALAGSSTLNCGEILLLTSDGITEATISESADEAPSSTAMLQQSGLWKLLTQEKGRLDLSALLAHIQNHSQVQEDDQTILSLEVL
- a CDS encoding branched-chain amino acid transaminase, producing MHNFLPIAYFEDQFIPFKEAKLSIATHALHYGTGAFGGLRGIPDPQNPNQVLLFRLDRHCDRLSNSARLLNYDLPASKIQSVIVDFVEKNQPTTSFYIRPFVYTSDLGIAPRLHNIEHNFFVYGLELGDYLSPDGVSCRLSSWYRQEDRSLPLRGKISGAYITSSLAKTEAVTSGFDEAILMNSQGKVSEASGMNIFIVRQGKIITPGFEQDILEGITRDSILTLARNLGIPVVERPVDKTELLIADEVFLSGTAAKITPVRQIENYQLSTNRPITHQLREKLSAITENRDPEYSDWVFAIPI
- a CDS encoding TRC40/GET3/ArsA family transport-energizing ATPase; the encoded protein is MRVILMTGKGGVGKTSVAAATGLRCAELGYKTLVLSTDPAHSLADSFDLELEHAPRLVKPNLWGAELDALMELEGNWGAVKRYITQVLQARGLEGVEAEELAILPGMDEIFSLVRMKRHYDEGEYDVLIIDSAPTGTALRLLSLPEVAGWYMRKFYKPLQAISVALRPLVEPIFRPIAGFSLPNREVMDAPFEFYEQIEALEKVLTDNTKTSVRLVTNPEKMVIKESLRAHAYLCLYNVATDMVIANRIIPDEVTDPFFNRWKENQQQYRQEIHDNFHPLPVKEVPLYSEEMCGMEALERLKETLYADEDPAQVYYKETTLRVVQEANQYSLEVYLPGIAKDKVELSKTGDELNIRIGNHRRNLVLPQALAALQPSGAKMDEDYLKIKFATLAQKN
- a CDS encoding glycosyltransferase, encoding MFLSIIIPTYNRQPILEKCLQALEHQRTDASYEIVVVDDGSTDGTVNWLQQNAEFSHVRLLQQNHQGPAAARNLGVAQAKGDTIIFIDSDLVVTEVFLQSHIEALKQAEQELGSDRLFTYGSVINTCNFENPTSEPFKVTDYSRAYFATGNVAIARKWLDQAGLFDTRFQLYGWEDLELGVRLKQLGLKLVKCPAAVGYHWHPPFSLAEIPSLIDKEIQRGRMGVLFYQKHPTLEVRMMIQMTWLHQALWGLLSVGGLLNERSLAPFLQWLIDQGKPQLALEIARIFLNWYNVKGVYAAYNEARQA
- a CDS encoding proline--tRNA ligase produces the protein MRLSQMLFVTLREDPAEAEIPSHKLLLRAGFIRRVGSGLYAYMPLMWRVLQKVSQIVREEMNAAGAQECLLPQLQPADLWRESGRWDTYTQAEGIMFALTDRQNREVGLGPTHEEVITAIARDMIRTYRQLPQNLYQIQTKFRDEIRPRFGLMRGREFIMKDAYSFDADEAGMKVTYQKMHDAYHKILKRSGLAFRAVDADSGAIGGSGSQEFMVLADAGEDEVLYTEDGQYAANVEKAGSLPAAAVPSNRTYEKLKTPGTATIATLCDFLECSPTQIVKNVLYQVVYDNGTTVLVLVNIRGDQDVNEVKLQNELGKLAGQYGGKTVIGLDVPDAEAQQKWATKALPLGYIAPDLSDDFIQAAKNIAPKFLRLADQTVVDLKNFVTGSNEADHHVVGANWGTQFELPQVVDVRKAIAGDRAIHNPSQTLQTARGIEIGHIFQLGTEYSQSMGATYTNEQGEEIPLVMGCYGIGVSRLAQSAVEQSYDKDGIIWPVAIAPYHAIVVIPNVTDAAQVAAAETLYTELNQAGIETLLDDRNERAGVKFKDADLVGIPYRIVTGRSLQQGKVEVVKRATHEAQEILLTEVVATLQQWMSGV
- a CDS encoding anti-sigma regulatory factor translates to MKTELHVPSDLKFLKVVEDWLLGSLEIELEDQVDWARQSNRLRLVLVEAYSNVVRHAHREQPNLSVLVRLELKDREMNLEIWDHGKGYDLSTYLAPEPEAQQEGGYGWLILNRLMDRVEYRLQVNGRNCLVLQTTLPHKELVL
- a CDS encoding creatininase family protein yields the protein MLLHLSTWLEVEAYLTHSQGIIVPIGSTEQHGPTGLIGTDAICAEAIAHAVGEATHALVCPTLNVGMAMHHTAFPGSISLRPSTLILLIRDYLTSLVRVGFTKFFFINGHGGNIATLKAAFSESYGTLADLNLPHANQVECRLANWFTCGSVYKLARELYGEQEGSHATPSEVALTQYLYPDFIKQAPLSAEVARGYPIYGANNFRDRYPDGRMGSNPALATPEQGQQFYDLAVKELSQGYLEFLGET